One Streptomyces mobaraensis NBRC 13819 = DSM 40847 DNA segment encodes these proteins:
- a CDS encoding AAA family ATPase: MPENSFQGLVVDTEPASDAYLVIGIPGSGKSSVSAALARRFPLGAHIEGDHIQELIVSGGHLPSPEEDLEADRQLLLRARNASVLARSFHAAGVVPVIDDVVVRRAHLDYYLEQLEGLPLHLIVLAPTADVVARRVAERDKVLADDWSFLDEAMRTELDGRGTWFDSSEMTLGETVDAILAKG; this comes from the coding sequence ATGCCGGAGAACTCCTTCCAGGGTCTGGTCGTCGATACCGAACCCGCGTCCGACGCCTATCTCGTCATCGGCATTCCCGGATCCGGAAAAAGCTCGGTGTCCGCCGCCCTCGCCCGCCGCTTTCCCCTCGGCGCGCACATCGAGGGCGACCACATCCAGGAACTCATCGTCTCCGGCGGGCACCTGCCCTCCCCGGAGGAGGACCTGGAGGCCGACCGCCAGCTGCTGCTGCGCGCCCGCAACGCCTCGGTGCTCGCCCGCAGTTTCCACGCCGCCGGCGTCGTCCCCGTCATCGACGACGTGGTCGTCCGGCGCGCGCACCTCGACTACTACCTGGAGCAGTTGGAGGGCCTGCCGCTGCACCTCATCGTCCTCGCGCCCACGGCGGACGTCGTCGCCCGGCGCGTCGCCGAACGGGACAAGGTGCTCGCCGACGACTGGTCGTTCCTCGACGAGGCGATGCGCACCGAACTCGACGGTCGGGGAACGTGGTTCGACAGCTCCGAGATGACCCTCGGCGAGACCGTCGACGCGATCCTCGCCAAGGGCTGA
- a CDS encoding acyltransferase domain-containing protein codes for MSPIPACPGPERLAVAAADVPGLVEGLRCFADGLPSPRWTAGRADGAAGRTAWCFGGHGGQWTGMGRALPGWSPVAAEVLAELDGLLPGGVTGPLASPPGAGADGPGTAQPLIFALQVATARWLLSLGLRPDAVVGHSLGEVAAAHVAGVLTLPEAARVVATRSRLLARVSGGGAMATIGLDRHTVERRCAGTPGTVVVAAHSAPRETVVTGASDAVGALVGALETEGVRCRTIRIDAASHSPYVDGVLPELRAELAELSPAAPRVPWVSTVDAPRAPTTDAGPGPGPGTDSGPGPGPGTDSGLDPNSGATPVPAADTGPKSAVGTGPDPTTSAAPESDAGTPGPSAPGSADYWARNLRRPVRFTEAVSALADRGFRAFVEIGPHPVLARPIRDTLRAEGVAAPLVAASGHRGTPEPVSLLRLLGALYCRGLDLPGLPRLPGRPDRPDRLDQPDRPGHPGRPRLPRRPHHPTPHPPVPPQERQP; via the coding sequence GTGTCACCCATTCCCGCGTGCCCCGGCCCCGAACGCCTGGCGGTGGCCGCGGCGGACGTGCCGGGGCTCGTCGAGGGCCTGAGGTGTTTCGCCGACGGCCTGCCGAGCCCGCGCTGGACGGCGGGCCGGGCCGACGGCGCGGCCGGCCGGACCGCCTGGTGCTTCGGCGGACACGGCGGCCAGTGGACGGGCATGGGCCGCGCCCTGCCGGGCTGGTCGCCCGTGGCGGCCGAGGTGCTGGCCGAACTCGACGGGCTGCTGCCCGGCGGCGTCACCGGCCCGCTCGCGAGCCCGCCCGGCGCGGGGGCCGACGGGCCCGGCACGGCCCAGCCGCTCATCTTCGCGCTGCAGGTGGCGACCGCCCGCTGGCTGCTGTCCCTGGGGCTGCGGCCGGACGCCGTGGTGGGGCACAGCCTCGGCGAGGTCGCCGCCGCCCATGTCGCGGGCGTCCTCACGCTCCCCGAGGCGGCGCGGGTCGTCGCCACCCGCTCCCGGCTGCTCGCCCGGGTGTCGGGCGGCGGGGCGATGGCCACGATCGGCCTGGACCGGCACACCGTCGAGCGGCGCTGCGCCGGGACGCCGGGGACGGTGGTCGTCGCCGCGCACAGCGCGCCCCGGGAGACGGTGGTCACCGGGGCGTCCGACGCGGTGGGCGCCCTGGTCGGCGCCCTGGAGACGGAGGGCGTGCGGTGCAGGACGATCCGGATCGACGCGGCGTCGCACAGCCCGTACGTCGACGGGGTCCTGCCCGAACTCCGCGCCGAACTGGCCGAACTGTCCCCGGCGGCGCCACGCGTGCCCTGGGTGTCGACCGTCGACGCGCCCCGGGCCCCGACGACCGACGCGGGACCGGGTCCGGGTCCGGGCACCGACTCCGGACCGGGACCGGGACCGGGCACCGACTCCGGGCTCGATCCGAACTCCGGCGCCACACCCGTGCCGGCCGCCGACACCGGACCGAAGTCGGCCGTCGGCACCGGACCCGACCCGACCACCAGCGCAGCACCGGAGTCGGACGCCGGCACCCCAGGCCCGTCCGCCCCCGGCTCCGCGGACTACTGGGCGCGCAACCTCCGTCGGCCCGTGCGGTTCACCGAGGCGGTGTCCGCGCTGGCGGACCGAGGCTTCCGGGCGTTCGTGGAGATCGGCCCGCACCCCGTGCTGGCCCGGCCGATCCGGGACACGCTGCGGGCCGAGGGGGTCGCGGCCCCGCTCGTCGCGGCCTCGGGGCACCGCGGGACCCCCGAACCGGTTTCCCTGCTGCGCCTGCTGGGCGCCCTGTACTGCCGCGGCCTGGACCTCCCCGGACTCCCCCGCCTTCCCGGTCGACCCGACCGCCCCGATCGACTCGATCAACCCGACCGCCCCGGCCATCCCGGCCGCCCCCGCCTCCCCCGCCGCCCTCACCACCCCACGCCCCACCCGCCCGTCCCCCCGCAGGAGAGGCAACCGTGA
- a CDS encoding GDP-L-fucose synthase family protein, translating to MNPPRPLLPLLPPSATVLVAGSTGLVGSALLRRLAAEGFTSVVGVASADVDLTDARAASALLAALRPDVVIDAAARVGGIAANDAEPVQFLTDNLRIQTNLFTAAHAAGVDRLLFLGSSCIYPKHSPQPIPESALLTGPLEETNDAYAIAKIAGVVAVRSYRRQYGRRWISLMPTNLYGPGDNFHPTRSHVLPALIRRFHEAARTGAEEVTVWGTGAPRREFLHVDDLAAACLHLLRHYDGPSPVNVGTGRDVTIAELARMVVEAVGYTGRIRWDPSRPDGTPRKLLDVSRLFATGWRPAIGLPDGLRSTVRWYAERYAAGPDTARRPAAT from the coding sequence GTGAACCCGCCCCGCCCCCTCCTCCCCCTCCTCCCCCCGTCCGCGACGGTGCTGGTGGCCGGTTCCACCGGCCTTGTGGGTTCGGCTCTGCTCCGCCGGCTGGCGGCCGAGGGGTTCACGTCGGTCGTCGGCGTCGCCTCCGCCGACGTCGACCTCACCGACGCCCGCGCCGCGTCCGCCCTCCTCGCCGCGCTCCGCCCGGACGTGGTGATCGACGCCGCCGCCCGGGTCGGCGGCATCGCCGCCAACGACGCCGAACCGGTCCAATTCCTCACCGACAACCTCAGGATCCAGACCAATCTGTTCACCGCCGCGCACGCCGCCGGCGTCGACAGGCTGCTGTTCCTCGGCTCCTCCTGTATCTACCCGAAGCACAGCCCGCAGCCCATCCCCGAGTCCGCCCTGCTGACCGGGCCGCTGGAGGAAACCAACGACGCCTACGCCATCGCCAAGATCGCCGGGGTGGTCGCGGTGCGCTCGTACCGCAGGCAGTACGGCCGGCGCTGGATCTCCTTGATGCCGACGAACCTCTACGGCCCCGGGGACAACTTCCACCCCACCCGCTCCCATGTCCTCCCCGCGCTCATCCGGCGCTTCCACGAGGCGGCGCGGACCGGTGCCGAGGAGGTCACCGTCTGGGGCACGGGCGCACCGCGCCGGGAGTTCCTGCACGTCGACGACCTCGCCGCGGCCTGTCTGCATCTGCTGCGGCACTACGACGGCCCGTCGCCGGTCAACGTCGGCACCGGCCGGGACGTGACCATCGCGGAACTGGCCCGGATGGTGGTCGAGGCGGTCGGCTACACCGGGCGGATCCGCTGGGACCCGAGCCGCCCGGACGGGACGCCGCGCAAACTCCTCGACGTCTCCCGGCTGTTCGCCACCGGGTGGCGGCCGGCGATCGGGCTGCCGGACGGGCTGCGGAGCACGGTCCGCTGGTACGCCGAGCGGTACGCCGCCGGCCCGGACACCGCGCGGCGCCCGGCCGCTACCTGA
- a CDS encoding MaoC/PaaZ C-terminal domain-containing protein, producing the protein MPLHHHLVGHTWALGPLRWTFADTALYALGVGAGADDPSTEREFTTENSTGVTPSVLPTFATTLVPPGEHPALGDFDVTRLLHSHQSVTLHGPLPVEGTAVTTSRLTALHDRGRAALAVIDSRCADADTGRPLADLRTGLTIRHAGGFGGPPAQEAPWERPAREPDHTTRYRTALHQALLYRLCGDRNPLHSDPALAGRLGLAGPPLHGLCTFGFAGRALLHALCGGEPARFGTMSAAFTAPVLPGRDLTVRIWAAAGAALFEVRSHGRVVLGRGRFVPRPGGDVR; encoded by the coding sequence TCGGGCCGCTGCGGTGGACGTTCGCCGACACCGCCCTCTACGCGCTCGGCGTCGGGGCCGGGGCCGACGATCCGTCCACGGAACGGGAGTTCACGACGGAGAACTCCACGGGCGTCACCCCGTCGGTGCTGCCCACCTTCGCCACCACCCTCGTCCCGCCCGGAGAGCACCCCGCCCTCGGCGACTTCGACGTGACGCGGCTCCTGCACAGCCACCAGTCCGTGACGCTCCACGGCCCGCTGCCCGTCGAGGGAACGGCGGTCACGACGTCCCGGCTCACCGCGCTGCACGACCGGGGACGCGCCGCGCTCGCCGTGATCGACTCCCGGTGCGCGGACGCGGACACCGGCCGGCCGCTCGCCGACCTGCGCACCGGGCTGACCATCCGGCACGCGGGCGGCTTCGGCGGACCGCCGGCGCAGGAGGCGCCGTGGGAGCGCCCGGCGCGCGAGCCGGACCACACCACCCGCTACCGCACCGCCCTCCACCAGGCGCTGCTCTACCGGCTCTGCGGTGACCGGAATCCGCTGCACTCCGACCCGGCCCTCGCCGGACGGCTCGGCCTGGCCGGGCCGCCGCTGCACGGGCTGTGCACCTTCGGGTTCGCCGGGCGGGCGCTGCTGCACGCGCTGTGCGGGGGCGAACCGGCCCGCTTCGGAACCATGTCCGCGGCGTTCACCGCGCCCGTGCTGCCCGGCCGGGACCTCACCGTACGGATCTGGGCGGCGGCCGGCGCGGCCCTGTTCGAGGTCCGCTCGCACGGGCGGGTGGTGCTGGGCCGCGGCCGGTTCGTCCCGCGCCCCGGCGGGGACGTCAGGTAG